The segment TCCTGTTCACTGGATGAAGTCCCCTTAGATTTTGGAGAGTCACTGGTGTTGTTATCTTTCTTCAACAGCTTTGCTCGGAGATCTTCCACTGAGGCACCTCTCATCATTTCCTCCCGTAGCTCCGTACGGGCGACTTCATACTCCTCCTATTGACAAGAGAATAAAAACTCTGTTTAACTATAACACAAAGGATATACACACAATGTAGAGTACTTGGTAGAAAAGCAACTAGATTTATACAGGTTTACCAGATAaagcaacaaaatatattttatggcATCAGCCAAGCTTATTCAAGTGCTATTTTCGTAATATAATCCaagcaaagtttttttttttttgccactGTGATCCAAGAACCACCAGTGACAAACAACTTTAACCCATCATGGCATCATTCATTTGCTGATCAGTCAGATATAAAACACTTAATATCTAACTGAAAAATTGTGGAACTTTTTACAGGTAATGAACTCAAAGAATTTAAAATGATATCAAAGAAAAATATCGTTAAGAGATATGCTTGTATAGGTACAACGGCTTACCTTCTCTTTCTCAGGGCTGTAGTTTTGTTTACCATTACGCTCCCATCTAAGATATGCTTGGATCTGTACAAGATCCTCAGGGACAGAAACATTGTGATCCACATTCCTTTCCGTGGGTAagtttatatgaaaattttgacCATTGCTTTTGTACCTGCATATGTTAAGATTATGAGAAACGACACTAAAATTAAGTAGCTAGCTGTTCTACTTTAAATagtaagaagaagagaaaacaagCTCACCATTTGTTCCGACTTTCGTCAAATATAAGAAACTCGATAGCGTGTATGGCGTTATCATCTATCTCTAGTTTAAGGTAAGAGTTGCCACCTGACTGTGAGTGAGAACCCAAAGCACCATTTGAAAATCTTAAGTCACACTGGAAAACATACCATCACAAGTAGTATGGCGAGGAATGAATTTAAAACTCACTTTCACAAATGGAGTTCTAAGCGCCCTGTTCTTGTAGTTTATAGTTCTATCCGGACAGCGAGAAGGTAGAACCCATTTCCTGACACggaaaataagaaagaaagttAACAAAACAATGTGTCATAGTAAGCTTAAAGAAACATATTAACATCATTTGAGAAAGAACATACTCATTGTTGTCACGTATTGCACCCCAGTGTAGAAGCAATGAGTCACTTGTATGAGCTATCTGGATATTCACTTCTCTTACAGTTGCAGAAGTGACTTCAACCTATTGAATTACATGCACCGCAGAAATATTATGGATTTGAAACCAACAAAATAATATCCATTGTTTGTAAGGATAGACTTACCAGTAAGTCAATGTTTCCGTCAAGATTAAATTTCTCCACCGTCTGTAAGAAAGATGAAACTTTTCAGaacatatcaataaaataaccATCTTATGCATTCGTTTGTGAGAGCAATGCAAAAGCGCTCCACATTTCATGAACATTTAGCATCTGTTTTTGCAATTACTAccttagtttaaaaaaaagggagaaaacaaagttttttttcttttccacaCAGAAGTGCATATCATTCAGGTCCATGACTAGTTTTTGGAGAAAAAACACCTACCATGGATTGAGTAGTTTGCAAACAAATATCACACTCCAAACAATGTCAATGTTGGTTAGAGCGATCTCCATAAGAAATGAAAAGAATGTACCTGAGAAGCGGGGTCCATGGCAAGCACAGCTCGTGTCACAAACGAAACAGGTCTTCCTGTCTCAGTGATCAGCCTCCGTCCTGTCTTTTGAAGACCTTTCCCGTATAACTGAGTACCCAGACTTGACTTGCCAATCTTCCCCACAGCAGGAACGCAAGACGAGTTGAGCTTGTTACGATGTTCAAAACTCACAGGACGAGTGAAACCCCGGTTAAGTAAGTGATGAACCACGGAGTTACTCATGCTTTCTTTCTTTTAGTCACAATTGAATCAAAGCTTGGCGGATCTGATAAGTAAAGTATTggttaaataaaacaaaaaaggatCAAGCTTTGCACAGATGGatgaaataaacaaacaaattataCTAAGAAAAGAATAacactttttcttcttttaaatattttttttttcttttttcaacttTTTAGACAGTAGCAGTTACTTCATCAGCTAATGGGAACAAGTTCGATATACATATAACTATAAGAGAAGAATTATACACAAAAGAGAGCgtattttcagttttatattctaaaaacAGAAACCATGAAATCGAAACGGGAGCACCTATAAAACTAGCAGAATCCAAACGATATTGAATGTAAATTCAAAAACAATTCACCTGTTGAGCAAACACGAAGCGAAGAAATCTGAAAAACTCAGGATTTGGATGATCCTTGAGGTGAGTGAGTGAGGTTTCTCTCGCTCGTCGCCCTTCTTCACTCACTCCACACACTCACGTGTAATCGAAGTAAGACGAGGGGGTCACTTTATCCTCCGATTACGCCACGTGTCTCTTCGTGATTCGAGCCTGTGGGAGGGACGgtagagagtgagagagagccCAAGTCTCGTGTGTGAATCTTCTTGGGCCCCGTTGATGGTCGGTATCTATGGGCCCTACTTTgtgatattttcttattttttaatagagAATCTCTTATCaacgttaatattttttattttaattctatttttctGTTTGTCTATTtgtttgatattttctttctctttgtactttttcttctttggtcgacatgttttttttttgcttctacCATTCACAAACCACGAATCACAGAAGATATTTTAAGCTTTCACTATCCATCTATATGCTTTGTAGTAGAGTCCAAAAGCCCACTTGTTCAGTCATGTACTTTTTCGTTTTGTATTTCTTCACATTGTCAAAAAGATACATGCTAAATACTAAGTATATGATCTTTGCACCAAATCGACAAGTATAAAAggttgaaattttttaaattaccaTAAGAAAAAGAATTCTAACAgcaattaatttacaaaaaaaaatcaaatataaattaataacacCCAGTGGCGTTTACATGACAAATGATGATCCAGTAAATATCTCCCCTCAAAACAAAAGTTGCaacataagaaaaaacattttcaaTCATTTAAGCTTTTTTTCCTTCCTCCTTATTCATGTAGACgaaattaattagttttttgtttgttttgagaaaaattaaattaaatggtTATTTTGTAATCGATCATCTAACCAATGTAGACAACGTCAAGCAGTTGCTGCTAATTTTTCTCAGGTCAACTGCTACATTCTGAACCGTATTAACTTGGTTCGCGTCAATGAACCCTTCCACACATACTCCGTAATCAGACACAGCCGCTGTCAAAAACGTGTTCATCGCCATCACATCGCGTTTCCTTATACTCTTCCTCGCGTTCGCAAGATTATAAACCGCATCGCTAAACACCGCGTAACACGTAGCGATCGCTTGGTTACCATCTTTGTACCTAGCCGCATCAGCTAAAGCCAGTTTTGTCTTGGCTTCCAAAGCCTGGATGGTTTTGTGCGTGGCGCGTCTTGGGTTGGTGATACGTTTAATCATAGGTTGGCATAGAGATGGATACGCGGTGTGAGAACATAAGCTCATCATACGTGATGCTTCTGTGACTTGGCTGGAGACTAGGAAGGTCAATACGGCGACGGATACCGCGACAGCCGCGAAACGCAGCTGGAAGATGTCACGGCCCGCCATTTTAACTTTGTgtgtttaaaatatgttttagttTAACTGAGAATAAATTAGCTTGGTGTAGTTTTTGAATTAGGACTCTTGTTGTTTATATAGATAAGCCTTTTGGTCTTGAATTCTTGGTAATACGTTTTTTGCGTTTATTCCTGTTTTTGTTTGGTAATGTATGAAAATGTTAAATATAATCTGAGGTTTATCTTGTTTTTAGggaattattattttcttcttaaTCCTAGACCAACTAAATCGTATGCAAGTTTAGGGTCTTTTGtcataaataaatacatttttctaaatttttaaaaatttatatatttttttaagtttagaaTTGGCTGCTTTTAAAACAAATTCTATTAAGAAATGTGTCCATAATTGCCATAAACTCAACAAAAGTAAAGCTGATTTAACCAATAGTGCAACTATTTGGAATGAGAGTGGCAGCCATCAATTTAATCTGAAGCTTTAAATAGATGTTTTTAGATTATTATGATAATTATCTTTTATGAGATTCAACTAAAgtttttatatgaaattttttacCAGTACATATGCATAATAGATGTGTTGTTTATTTTGAATCTTTACATGTGAATCATTTTTTACTTTCGTTTCctatttttcttgtttataaCTTTTGGCATATATAATTTAACAATACAATccagctttaaaaaaaaatagtgcaACAAGTGCCTCTATCAGAACAAGAAAACaacttaaaataaaactaaaagaaaCGAGTCCATAAGGATTTGTATTTAAAGACAAACAACAAGTAAAAGTACCGAACCTTTGTCGGAATCAGAGTCACAAGTTCACAAGTCACAACAATGAATCAGAGAAACAAAAAGTTACTCAAGAGTTCAAAACTAGAAATGCTCAGCTAACAGAATGAGAAAAACAGAAATCAATGGCCGAAAATGAATTAATTATCAGCCAGAAGAATATTTCATTCAATGTGAACAAGATGTTTATTCATGTGGTGGAACTTGCAGATATCATCGCAGAAATCATCTGCACTGCTGTGGTTGCTCTTCATCCTAAGAACCCTTATCACCATTCGTTTCAAACCTTTTGCATATCGCACAAGTGATTCAAGTGTGTTCATCTTCTGTTCTGCGTTCAATGGAGATCTCACTGTGATTACAACTTCCTCCAAACACTGTATTGCAAAGCCTGTCTCAAGCTGCAAAGAGAATCAAAATCTTACATTATTAGTAAAAACTTTTGATTTATAGAGAAGGTTTCTGATGAAGTTTTTACCTTCTTTAGGCTGTTTTTCTGGCAAAGTGCAGCGAACATTGCTCCGTGGATATCGAACTTCTGAAGCTTGGGATGGTTCTTGAAGAACTCAACAAAATCAATCTCAGGGAAGGGTTGAAGAGCCTCGTTGCCTGTGAATTCAACCTTCATAAAGAGATGCTTCACGTCTCTCGCTTGCTCCAGAATCGTGGTTAGTGCATCCCAACACCATTGCACGCCTCGAACTGACAAGGCCTCAAGGGATGAAAGGTTTCGGAATTGTACCATGTAAACTCTCCCTGTAAACAACGAACAACACAAAGTAAGACTATGGCAACTGGAACCAAACTAGTTAAACTCAAGACAAGATCTGTTTACCAGAAACATTGGCGATAGATAGGTTCTTTAAGAAACTGGTTTCAGGGACACTGATCCAGCTACATCCCTGTACATCAAGAGACACTATCCTCGGAGCTGTGAGGGAAAGCAACGAGTTCCCTTGTCCGTAAAAATCCAGCTTACAATGCTCCAAATACGGCAGGCTGATCGATATAGATTTAACTCCTTCACACGCTAGTAGAAGCAAGCTACTCAGATTCGGGCAAGCACGCAAGGCACTACCCAACGCATTATCATCCATTCTAGCTCCCACAATCTCAAGACAACGAAGGTTAGGGAACAAATCCCACTTAGGAGGACTCATCATCAAAACACCCCAAAGCTTCAAAGTCTCCAAACCCTTAACCACGCCAATACAATCAAGCTTCAAGGGTCCCTCTACGATAGCCTCCTCGCTAGCGAGATTATCCATTCTCAGCTCCAACAGCCTGAGAGACTGGCACACGTGGGTCAGCCAAGACGCTAGGCCTTTGCTGGTGAAGGGGCTGTAGAGGACAAGCTCCTCGAGACGGTGGAAAGAAGAGATCATCTTGAGAACAATGGCGTCGGAAGCAGTAACGTCGGAGATGTTTTCGAACGAGTTTCTTGGGAACTTGATGCTCTTGACGGAGTCTGTGGACTCTTTCCATCGCTTGGAGACGCAGTTGCAGGAAGCCACGTCCTTGGCTTCGGTGAGGTTGGAGAGAATGTATTGAAGGATGGCGTCGGGGAGAGAGTCCATGTTGGCTgaggcatttcatcgaacagtTGGTGGtcagaataataaaattaactaaTTTATATCCCCAAAAAATTGcaataattaaaaatgtatGAAGAACATTCAATAACTAATGAAGTTCACATTTTGAGATCTGAGAATTACTCTCAAGTTATCAGCTCGTAGTATTAATCTGAGATACCCCACACGTCATAGAGAATCAAGAAACTAACTTTATAACTGATAAATCCATTTGTGTTGGTGCCATTATGAAATTGAGCTAATGGGTGTGACGAATCTAACACAGTGGTGAACGTACACACGTAAGAGCGTAGATTCTAAGGAAGCAATGTAGATAGATTAtgggagaaagagagagtttcttACGGTATGAGAATCTGAATCTGCTGCGTCGCATTTAGTGTTGTGTGGAAGAAAGAATTGAGAATCTTTCAACACGCAACGGGAGAAATCTGGATCTGTTTttggagagggagagagagagagagagatgagagactATTTGTAAAGAGGAGGGAGAAGGTGGCGCGTGAGGAAAGGAAGGGCGgagtttcaaattttgaaaaaagacACAACAcagatctctttctctttttagttttcaaatacATTTCGCACCTTTATTACGTactgttttatgttttttttttttttctcaaacgGGAAacgacaaaaaaattatttatactaCTAGGGTATCTCGGTTTGATAAAACCGGAATCCAATCTGAAACCAAACCGTATAAATTATTCTCAAAACCAtccaaatttgaaataaataaataaaatatctaaccaacaaggaaaaaaatatcatattaaagTGAGATACAGCTTGAGTTAACTGCACAAGGTTggtttgttataattaaaatatgaaaaatatcttTAGCagtattacatatttttaaataacattaatttttaaatgattgaGTTTGAGTTTAGTGATTAATGTTTAGTATGTAAGGGATCCaagtaaaactaaagtttaagAGTTAgagtaatatttttaaattaaatgctATTTTAGGAATTTTATCATTAATAGctatttttataaactttagaatagtttattttttagaGACTTGTGCACAAAATgttctaatttttcttttgatcGGTTTAACTCTTCTTTAAGCTTCttaattactttattttttctGCAAGAGTCTCTAATAATGTTCTGTTCTCTTTAGTATGTGCTTGAAACTGGCTATTGATTCTATCTTCATTTCAAATTGAGATACTAAGCTCTCAAATGCAGTCTCCACAACCCTCAAACCCCACCACAAGATCACTACTATGATGAAACCAAACCAGTAAGATTGAGATATGATGCAAGTTGAGAAAATCTCAAGTTGTTTTTGGGAATTATTACTTGAAAGAAAGTAAGATTGAGATATGATGCAAGTTATAATTGTCCAACCGAAAATAATAGATCTAAGTACTCATCTAAGTAAATGCAATGGCGGAAAAGAAGAAGTGCACTTCTGCACAGCTAGCACTCGCATGGGTTCACCACCAAGGAGATGATGTCTGTCCCATTCCAGGAACCTCCAAGATAAAAAAACCTTAATCAGAACATTGGAGCGTTGTCTGTGAAACTCACCGCCCAAGAGATGGCTGAGCTTGAAGCCATGGGACGTCCAGATATTGTGAAAGGAGAAAGATCAGCTACTTATATAGTTACCTACAAGAACTCTGAAACTCCACCCTTGTCTTCTTGGAAAACTGCATAAATCGGATGTAATAGTTTCCTCTGCCACCGTGGTAAGCTGTGTTATGAGCTACAAGCCATTATAGTCTCCAAGTTAGGAAAAAGTGTCAATTTCGACTCCAACAGTTTAAGTTGTGTCAAATACAACCagaacaattgatcagtgccaaatacgaccccaactcaattataattcggaaaaaataccaaaactttttaaaacgtacttaaatctacattgactctaacaaaAGTTAGTCAATCGTTAAtaagataaaacgacgtcgttttgatatacgaggaaaaataccaatttcgaccccaacactctcaGTCGTACCAAATAGGATCCGAACAGAAGGCATTGCCAAAACCAACCTCaacttaattataatttaagaaaaatcacttgaacttcttaaaacgtgcataaatctatattgactctaacagaagttagtaagccgttaacaagataagatgacgtcgttttgatatatatatatatatatatatatatatatattttaaaaaatatgttcattatGGAACTCAAACCGCGCTGTGATACCCTTTTAaaggggcacactaacaactagataaaagcaactttttgaaatattattacaaatttgaaattatataaactactattattcttcatcttattcaatttaaaattttggtgacaattttttctgatttatataaatacattaacatgtttttttatttatcatatctttaataaattatatcttcctaaaatataaataataaaatatttattattatacaaaCTTAAATATACTTACAagtttgaatttatttataaaaatttcttataaaaattatttttaatttttaaaattaagtggaatttttttatttttcaaagttaatattatatattttgttcaaaaatgttaagaggc is part of the Brassica rapa cultivar Chiifu-401-42 chromosome A09, CAAS_Brap_v3.01, whole genome shotgun sequence genome and harbors:
- the LOC103843263 gene encoding uncharacterized protein LOC103843263, with product MAGRDIFQLRFAAVAVSVAVLTFLVSSQVTEASRMMSLCSHTAYPSLCQPMIKRITNPRRATHKTIQALEAKTKLALADAARYKDGNQAIATCYAVFSDAVYNLANARKSIRKRDVMAMNTFLTAAVSDYGVCVEGFIDANQVNTVQNVAVDLRKISSNCLTLSTLVR
- the LOC103843264 gene encoding F-box protein At1g10780, which codes for MRRSRFRFSYPNMDSLPDAILQYILSNLTEAKDVASCNCVSKRWKESTDSVKSIKFPRNSFENISDVTASDAIVLKMISSFHRLEELVLYSPFTSKGLASWLTHVCQSLRLLELRMDNLASEEAIVEGPLKLDCIGVVKGLETLKLWGVLMMSPPKWDLFPNLRCLEIVGARMDDNALGSALRACPNLSSLLLLACEGVKSISISLPYLEHCKLDFYGQGNSLLSLTAPRIVSLDVQGCSWISVPETSFLKNLSIANVSGRVYMVQFRNLSSLEALSVRGVQWCWDALTTILEQARDVKHLFMKVEFTGNEALQPFPEIDFVEFFKNHPKLQKFDIHGAMFAALCQKNSLKKLETGFAIQCLEEVVITVRSPLNAEQKMNTLESLVRYAKGLKRMVIRVLRMKSNHSSADDFCDDICKFHHMNKHLVHIE